The proteins below come from a single Streptomyces sp. B3I8 genomic window:
- a CDS encoding fructosamine kinase family protein yields the protein MAERAASRGPAGHDENPGAVTARFTGRAVLAERPFSGGLTEVVLDGGRSVMVKRGDGAGAVRAEAAGLRRLAAADAIHVPAVRGEDADRLVIDRVPTGASTAGAAERFGRELAALHATGAAAFGAPPPGGPREAYIGRAPMRNVPGGDWPRWYAEHRVLPYLRRAVDDGVLRPAEAELVEQVCVRLPEPAGPPEPPARLHGDLWNGNVLWGADGRVWLIDPAAHGGHRETDLAMLRLFGCPWRTRVLDAYREAAPLADGWQDRIGLHQLFPLLVHTVLFGRGYAGQTLSAARSALRA from the coding sequence ATGGCTGAGCGTGCCGCTTCCCGAGGCCCCGCGGGGCACGACGAGAACCCCGGGGCGGTCACCGCGCGGTTCACCGGGCGGGCGGTGCTCGCTGAACGGCCGTTTTCCGGAGGGCTCACGGAGGTCGTGCTCGACGGCGGCCGGTCGGTGATGGTCAAGCGCGGTGACGGGGCCGGCGCGGTGCGGGCCGAGGCGGCCGGGCTGCGCCGGCTGGCCGCCGCCGACGCGATCCACGTACCGGCCGTGCGTGGCGAGGACGCGGACCGGCTGGTGATCGACCGGGTGCCCACGGGCGCGTCCACCGCCGGGGCGGCCGAGCGGTTCGGCCGGGAGCTGGCCGCGCTGCACGCGACCGGCGCCGCCGCGTTCGGTGCCCCGCCGCCCGGAGGCCCGCGCGAGGCGTACATCGGACGTGCCCCGATGCGCAACGTCCCCGGCGGGGACTGGCCGCGCTGGTACGCCGAGCACCGGGTGCTGCCGTATCTGCGCCGTGCGGTCGACGACGGCGTCCTACGGCCGGCCGAGGCGGAACTGGTCGAGCAGGTGTGCGTGCGGCTGCCCGAGCCGGCCGGTCCCCCGGAGCCGCCCGCCCGGCTGCACGGCGACCTGTGGAACGGCAACGTGCTGTGGGGCGCCGACGGGCGGGTCTGGCTGATCGACCCGGCCGCGCACGGCGGCCACCGGGAGACCGACCTGGCCATGCTCCGGTTGTTCGGCTGCCCGTGGCGTACCCGCGTCCTCGACGCCTACCGGGAGGCGGCCCCGCTCGCCGACGGATGGCAAGACCGGATCGGCCTGCACCAGCTCTTCCCGCTCCTGGTGCACACGGTGCTGTTCGGACGCGGGTACGCCGGGCAGACCCTGTCGGCGGCCCGTTCGGCGCTGCGCGCGTGA
- a CDS encoding SDR family NAD(P)-dependent oxidoreductase codes for MNLAGTAALVTGAASGLGAATAAALAARGVTVHGLDLDKAVAGAGPLPDGVTLLAADVTQEAPVRAALDRIEAGGAVLRLAVNCAGIAPSARVVGRRGPHDLDLFRTVVDVNLVGTFNVMRLAAAALARQEPDADGQRGLVVNTASIAAYEGQIGQIAYAASKAGVAGMTVTAARDLAQYGIRVVTIAPGIVDTPMMAGFSDEVRAGLGASVPFPQRLARPEEYARLVTMVAEHDYLNGETIRMDGALRMTAR; via the coding sequence ATGAACCTCGCAGGAACCGCGGCCCTCGTCACCGGCGCCGCCTCCGGTCTCGGCGCCGCCACCGCCGCCGCGCTCGCGGCCCGCGGCGTCACCGTTCACGGCCTCGACCTCGACAAGGCCGTCGCCGGGGCCGGGCCCCTCCCCGACGGCGTCACCCTGCTCGCCGCCGACGTCACCCAGGAGGCGCCGGTGCGCGCCGCCCTCGACCGGATCGAGGCCGGCGGGGCGGTGCTCCGGCTCGCCGTCAACTGCGCCGGCATCGCCCCCTCCGCCCGCGTCGTCGGCCGCCGGGGGCCGCACGACCTGGACCTCTTCCGCACGGTCGTCGACGTCAACCTGGTGGGCACGTTCAACGTGATGCGACTGGCCGCGGCCGCTCTCGCCCGGCAGGAGCCCGACGCCGACGGGCAGCGGGGACTCGTCGTCAACACCGCCTCGATCGCCGCGTACGAGGGTCAGATCGGCCAGATCGCCTATGCCGCGTCCAAGGCCGGTGTCGCGGGCATGACGGTCACCGCGGCGCGGGACCTCGCCCAGTACGGCATCCGTGTCGTCACGATCGCGCCCGGCATCGTCGACACCCCGATGATGGCGGGTTTCAGCGACGAGGTGCGCGCCGGGCTCGGCGCGAGCGTCCCCTTCCCGCAGCGCCTGGCCCGCCCGGAGGAGTACGCCCGCCTGGTCACGATGGTCGCCGAGCACGACTACCTCAACGGCGAGACGATCCGCATGGACGGGGCGCTGCGCATGACGGCGCGGTAG
- a CDS encoding acyl-CoA dehydrogenase family protein, producing MDVDRLLPTPEAADLIALTREIAGKELAPRVEEHERAESYPEGLFATLGEAGLLGLVYPEEYGGGDQPYEVYLQVLEELAARWASVAVATSVHTLACHPLHAYGTEEQKQRWLPAMLAGEWIGGYSLSEPGAGSDAAALTCKAEPTADGYRITGTKAWVTHGGKADFYSLFARTAPGPHGVSCFLAPGAVDGLSFGLPERKMGLHAVPTAAAHWDGALLDADRLIGAEGQGLAIAFSALDCGRLGIAACATGLAQAALDVAVDYANERTTFGRRLVDHQGLGFLLADMTAAVDSARATYLDAARRRDRGHPFSRQASVAKLVATDAAMKVTTDAVQVLGGYGYTRDFPVERYMREAKIMQIFEGTNQIQRLVISRGLAA from the coding sequence ATGGACGTCGACCGACTGCTTCCCACCCCCGAAGCCGCGGATCTGATCGCCCTCACCAGGGAGATCGCCGGCAAGGAACTCGCCCCGCGCGTCGAGGAGCACGAGCGGGCCGAGAGCTACCCCGAGGGCCTGTTCGCCACCCTCGGCGAGGCCGGGCTGCTCGGCCTGGTCTACCCGGAGGAGTACGGCGGCGGGGACCAGCCCTACGAGGTGTATCTCCAGGTCCTGGAGGAGCTCGCCGCCCGCTGGGCGTCCGTCGCGGTGGCGACCAGCGTCCACACCCTCGCCTGTCATCCGCTGCACGCTTACGGCACCGAGGAGCAGAAGCAGCGCTGGCTGCCCGCCATGCTCGCGGGCGAGTGGATCGGCGGCTACAGCCTCTCCGAGCCCGGCGCCGGTTCCGACGCGGCCGCCCTGACCTGCAAGGCCGAGCCCACGGCCGACGGCTACCGGATCACCGGCACCAAGGCGTGGGTCACCCACGGCGGCAAGGCCGACTTCTACTCCCTCTTCGCCCGCACCGCCCCCGGCCCGCACGGCGTGTCCTGCTTCCTCGCCCCCGGAGCCGTCGACGGACTGAGCTTCGGCCTGCCCGAGCGCAAGATGGGCCTGCACGCCGTGCCCACCGCCGCCGCCCACTGGGACGGCGCCCTGCTCGACGCCGACCGGCTGATCGGCGCGGAGGGACAGGGACTCGCCATCGCCTTCAGCGCCCTGGACTGCGGCCGGCTCGGCATCGCCGCCTGCGCCACCGGACTCGCCCAGGCCGCGCTCGACGTCGCCGTCGACTACGCCAACGAGCGCACCACCTTCGGCCGGCGCCTCGTCGACCACCAGGGGCTCGGCTTCCTGCTCGCCGACATGACCGCCGCCGTCGACTCGGCCCGCGCCACCTACCTCGACGCGGCCCGCCGCCGCGACCGCGGGCACCCCTTCAGCCGGCAGGCGAGCGTGGCCAAGCTGGTCGCCACCGACGCCGCCATGAAGGTCACCACCGACGCCGTCCAGGTGCTCGGCGGGTACGGCTACACGCGCGACTTCCCCGTCGAGCGCTACATGAGGGAGGCCAAGATCATGCAGATCTTCGAAGGCACGAACCAGATCCAGCGGCTGGTCATCAGCCGCGGCCTGGCCGCCTGA
- a CDS encoding TetR/AcrR family transcriptional regulator — MIDTSAVDGPKPTGRGAARRSELFDELVDLLVAEGFAHLTLDDLAARLHCSKRTLYGLAGSKEQLVRTAVVHFFRRATAHVEGALAAESEPARRLAAYLGAVSAELAPASPRFFDDVAAFEPAAEVYDRNTRAAAQRIQQLIDEGMASGAFREVHVAFAADVISSVMVRIQRRQVAATTGLTDAQAYAHLTELLLHGLAR; from the coding sequence GTGATCGACACCTCGGCCGTGGACGGCCCCAAACCGACCGGGCGGGGCGCCGCGCGCCGGTCCGAGCTGTTCGACGAGTTGGTCGACCTCCTGGTCGCCGAGGGGTTCGCCCATCTGACGCTGGACGACCTGGCCGCCCGCCTGCACTGCTCCAAGCGCACCCTGTACGGCCTGGCCGGAAGCAAGGAACAGCTCGTACGGACCGCGGTGGTGCACTTCTTCCGGCGGGCGACGGCACATGTGGAGGGCGCGCTCGCCGCCGAGAGCGAGCCCGCGCGACGGCTCGCCGCCTATCTGGGCGCGGTCTCGGCGGAGCTGGCACCGGCCTCGCCGCGCTTCTTCGACGACGTGGCCGCGTTCGAGCCGGCCGCGGAGGTCTACGACCGCAACACCCGGGCCGCCGCGCAGCGCATCCAGCAGCTCATCGACGAAGGCATGGCCTCGGGCGCCTTCCGCGAGGTCCACGTGGCGTTCGCGGCGGACGTGATCAGTTCGGTGATGGTGCGCATACAGCGCCGCCAGGTGGCCGCCACCACCGGGCTGACCGACGCCCAGGCCTACGCCCACCTGACGGAACTGCTGCTGCACGGCCTGGCCCGCTGA
- a CDS encoding alpha/beta hydrolase: MTEIPQTPRTPEGPDTPETASGQHAPALRVIRGTTAPQAAVLLLHGGRADGLEVPRAWDPAALRMRPFARAITREAPAGLRLLLGGVTYRHRGWNGDRADPVRDAERALAELDRLHGDVPVVLVGHSMGGRAALRAAAHPRVSGVVALAPWCPTQEPVGHLRDRTVLILHGDNDRITDPETSVDLARRAGEAGARARIALVTGGEHAMLRRASTWHRLAGTAVAALLAPDPGRPLPPPFEGEQPARV; encoded by the coding sequence TTGACAGAGATACCGCAGACGCCGAGGACCCCCGAAGGGCCCGACACTCCCGAGACGGCGTCGGGGCAGCACGCACCGGCGCTCCGGGTGATCCGGGGCACAACCGCCCCGCAGGCGGCCGTGCTGTTGCTGCACGGCGGGCGTGCGGACGGACTGGAGGTCCCCCGGGCCTGGGATCCGGCCGCCCTCCGCATGCGCCCCTTCGCCCGGGCGATCACCCGCGAGGCGCCCGCCGGGTTACGGCTGCTGCTCGGCGGCGTCACCTACCGGCACCGCGGCTGGAACGGCGACCGGGCCGATCCGGTGCGGGACGCCGAGCGGGCCCTGGCGGAACTGGACCGGCTGCACGGTGACGTGCCGGTCGTCCTCGTCGGGCACTCGATGGGCGGCCGGGCCGCGCTCCGGGCCGCGGCGCACCCCCGGGTGTCGGGTGTGGTGGCCCTGGCCCCGTGGTGTCCGACGCAGGAGCCGGTCGGCCACCTGCGGGACCGGACCGTCCTGATCCTGCACGGCGACAACGACCGGATCACCGATCCGGAGACCTCGGTCGACCTCGCCCGCCGGGCCGGCGAGGCGGGCGCCCGTGCCCGGATCGCGCTGGTCACCGGCGGCGAGCACGCGATGCTGCGCCGGGCCTCGACCTGGCACCGGCTGGCGGGGACGGCGGTCGCCGCGCTGCTGGCCCCGGACCCCGGGCGCCCGTTGCCCCCGCCCTTCGAGGGTGAGCAGCCGGCCCGCGTCTGA
- a CDS encoding SDR family oxidoreductase: MDAGGNGRGNGRTAGRGGRGTALVTGASSGIGAAYAQRLAADGWDTVLVARRAGRLDDLAARLREETGTAAEPLVADLAAPDDLSRVVERVARGDVGFLLNNAGINGYGPFAGLEPTLMAEVLHVNVLAVTALTRAAVPAMLELGRGTVVNVASQLAFAGALPPHPLPERAVYGGSKGYVVTFTRTLAAELGGTPLRLQVLCPGLTATEFHLSRGEAPVPGREQAVQEEGGMPVDQVVDASLRDLEKGTVICVPGVEGTSPLVTLEAAELAIRSAGRGARG, from the coding sequence ATGGACGCAGGCGGGAACGGACGCGGAAACGGACGGACGGCCGGGCGCGGAGGGCGCGGTACGGCACTGGTGACCGGTGCCTCCTCCGGCATCGGCGCCGCCTACGCGCAACGGCTCGCGGCCGACGGCTGGGACACCGTCCTGGTGGCCCGGCGCGCCGGCCGCCTGGACGATCTGGCGGCCCGCCTCCGCGAGGAGACCGGTACCGCGGCCGAGCCCCTCGTCGCCGACCTCGCCGCACCCGACGATCTGTCCCGGGTGGTCGAACGGGTGGCGCGCGGCGATGTCGGCTTCCTGCTGAACAACGCGGGGATCAACGGATACGGTCCGTTCGCCGGGCTGGAACCGACCCTGATGGCCGAGGTCCTGCACGTCAACGTCCTCGCCGTGACCGCCCTGACGCGTGCGGCGGTACCCGCCATGCTGGAGCTCGGCCGCGGCACGGTGGTGAACGTCGCCTCCCAGCTCGCCTTCGCCGGCGCCCTGCCGCCGCATCCGCTGCCCGAGCGGGCGGTGTACGGCGGCTCCAAGGGATACGTGGTCACCTTCACGCGCACCCTGGCGGCCGAGCTCGGCGGGACCCCGCTGCGCCTCCAGGTGCTGTGTCCCGGTCTGACGGCCACCGAGTTCCACCTGTCGCGGGGCGAGGCCCCCGTGCCCGGGCGCGAGCAGGCGGTGCAGGAGGAGGGCGGGATGCCCGTGGACCAGGTCGTCGACGCCTCCCTGCGGGATCTGGAGAAGGGCACGGTGATCTGTGTGCCAGGGGTGGAGGGCACGTCCCCGCTCGTCACCCTGGAAGCCGCCGAACTGGCCATCCGCTCGGCGGGCCGCGGGGCACGGGGCTGA
- a CDS encoding ANTAR domain-containing protein, whose protein sequence is MSQEPEYPPLRGMGGRSTSTRNTGTPRTDDPGDALEADLDALRHKNAELLRRTTELRNRLHARPGISLAQGILMGRYRLPDPATAFTLLREASQRRNIKLHTLADAVIRTPAPDHDAAVWFPGRARYSPPPLPGVPVAPADRTSHGAVLSGVLRRVLSITQAGMGNVQLVEGGVLRLEKHTGLNRRFTDFFAFVEGSTTSCSEASEQRRQVTVPDVAAADVFDEESRAAILQAGSRACHSVPLVDRAGPVLGVVSSHHTRPLAGFTHAQLRSLAETGEAAGRWLSWYRRTVVLDALEHLHTVGRSAH, encoded by the coding sequence ATGAGCCAGGAACCGGAGTATCCGCCGCTGCGCGGCATGGGCGGCCGGAGCACCAGCACCCGGAACACCGGCACCCCCCGGACCGACGACCCCGGTGACGCACTCGAGGCGGACCTGGACGCCCTGCGGCACAAGAACGCCGAACTGCTCCGGCGCACGACCGAACTGCGCAACCGGCTGCACGCCCGCCCCGGCATCTCCTTGGCCCAGGGCATCCTGATGGGGCGTTACCGGCTGCCCGACCCCGCCACGGCGTTCACGCTGCTGCGGGAGGCCTCGCAACGCCGCAACATCAAGCTGCACACACTCGCCGACGCGGTGATCCGCACCCCCGCCCCCGACCACGACGCCGCCGTCTGGTTCCCCGGCCGCGCCCGCTACAGCCCGCCCCCGCTGCCGGGAGTGCCGGTGGCCCCGGCCGACCGCACCAGTCACGGCGCGGTCCTGTCCGGGGTACTGCGCCGGGTGCTGAGCATCACCCAGGCGGGCATGGGCAACGTCCAGTTGGTGGAGGGCGGGGTGCTGCGCCTGGAGAAGCACACCGGGCTGAACCGCCGGTTCACCGACTTCTTCGCCTTCGTCGAGGGGTCCACCACCTCCTGCTCCGAGGCCTCGGAACAGCGCCGCCAGGTGACCGTGCCGGACGTGGCCGCCGCGGACGTCTTCGACGAGGAGTCCCGCGCTGCGATCCTCCAGGCGGGCAGCCGCGCCTGTCACAGCGTGCCGCTGGTCGACCGGGCCGGACCGGTGCTCGGAGTCGTCTCCTCCCACCACACCCGCCCGCTCGCCGGGTTCACCCACGCCCAGCTCCGGTCGCTGGCGGAGACCGGCGAGGCGGCGGGCCGCTGGCTGTCCTGGTACCGCCGCACCGTCGTCCTCGACGCCCTCGAACACCTGCACACCGTCGGCCGCTCCGCCCACTGA
- a CDS encoding ATP-binding protein, protein MDAVPGDEGSTASGGGPPRTSAALDGPSASIADARRLAVDFLTSARTEHALPIAERALEITQLVVSELVTNARKYAPGPVVLSLRIVGTMVEVAVWDSDPALPTARTADPQRVGQHGLEIVHALAQDLQVRREAVGKRVTALIAYVDESPGAGTQGAPW, encoded by the coding sequence ATGGATGCGGTACCCGGCGACGAGGGCAGTACGGCGTCGGGCGGTGGTCCCCCGCGGACCTCCGCCGCACTGGACGGCCCGTCGGCCTCCATCGCGGACGCCCGGCGGCTCGCCGTCGACTTCCTCACCTCGGCACGCACCGAGCACGCCCTGCCGATCGCCGAACGGGCGCTGGAGATCACCCAGCTCGTCGTCAGTGAACTGGTCACCAACGCCCGGAAGTACGCGCCCGGACCGGTGGTGCTCAGCCTGCGGATCGTCGGGACCATGGTCGAGGTGGCCGTCTGGGACAGTGATCCGGCGCTGCCGACGGCCAGGACGGCGGACCCCCAACGGGTGGGCCAGCACGGCCTGGAGATCGTGCACGCGCTCGCACAGGACCTCCAGGTCCGCCGCGAGGCCGTCGGCAAGCGCGTCACCGCCCTGATCGCCTACGTCGACGAGTCGCCCGGAGCGGGGACCCAGGGTGCGCCGTGGTGA
- a CDS encoding TetR/AcrR family transcriptional regulator encodes MTSDRRRFHPRKQPRQARAELTRQRILTAAAHVFGELGYAAGTTNRIAERARVSIGSLYQYYPNKDAILLELVTRHLDDGREALRRLRDEALPGTLEGIFRAHVRIVIENHRHDPHLLQVMAEQTPRSSEVFERVSRYERERVAYVEELLTRHPDARVDDTYVAARLIVATVELLVHQLTAAPDPIEATRLETELVAMVTRYATAGGAV; translated from the coding sequence GTGACCTCGGACCGACGCCGCTTCCACCCACGTAAACAGCCCCGCCAGGCCCGGGCCGAGCTCACCCGGCAGCGCATCCTCACCGCCGCTGCTCACGTTTTCGGCGAGCTGGGATACGCCGCCGGGACCACCAACCGGATCGCCGAACGGGCGCGCGTCTCCATCGGCTCGCTCTACCAGTACTACCCGAACAAGGATGCGATCCTGCTCGAGCTGGTGACCCGTCACCTCGACGACGGGCGGGAGGCGCTGCGCCGCCTGCGGGACGAGGCACTCCCCGGCACCCTGGAAGGCATCTTCCGCGCCCACGTACGCATCGTGATCGAGAACCACCGGCACGACCCGCACCTGCTCCAGGTCATGGCCGAGCAGACGCCCCGGTCCTCGGAGGTGTTCGAGCGGGTCTCCCGCTACGAGCGGGAGCGCGTCGCCTACGTCGAAGAACTCCTCACCCGGCACCCCGACGCCCGCGTCGACGACACCTACGTCGCGGCCCGGCTGATCGTCGCCACGGTCGAACTCCTCGTCCACCAGCTCACCGCCGCCCCCGACCCGATCGAGGCCACCCGGCTGGAGACCGAACTCGTGGCAATGGTCACGCGCTACGCCACGGCCGGCGGTGCGGTGTGA
- a CDS encoding MSMEG_1061 family FMN-dependent PPOX-type flavoprotein codes for MAHTRTLPRPLSPEQVLALIGEPDPMAKNKIIDHIDEQYHRFIAHSPFLTMATSDAAGSADCSPRGDYPGFVKVLDPHTLVIPDRPGNRIADAFRNLAGNDGIGLLFLIPGMRETLRVNGRAYPTDEPEVLARLQAEGRTPRLAIVVRVEQAYAHCGRALVRSRLWDPASRALADEMPTPGEMFTAQLGLDIDPRVIDAGLEETYRKLY; via the coding sequence ATGGCGCACACCCGCACCCTCCCCCGACCGCTCTCGCCCGAGCAGGTCCTCGCCCTGATCGGCGAGCCCGACCCCATGGCCAAGAACAAGATCATCGATCACATCGACGAGCAGTACCACCGCTTCATCGCGCACTCGCCCTTCCTGACGATGGCGACGTCCGACGCCGCGGGCAGCGCCGACTGCTCGCCGCGCGGCGACTACCCGGGGTTCGTGAAGGTCCTGGACCCGCACACGCTCGTCATCCCGGACCGGCCCGGCAACCGGATCGCCGACGCCTTCCGCAATCTCGCCGGGAACGACGGCATCGGACTGCTGTTCCTCATCCCCGGCATGCGGGAGACCCTGCGGGTCAACGGCCGCGCGTACCCCACCGACGAACCCGAGGTGCTCGCCCGGCTGCAGGCCGAGGGCCGCACGCCACGGCTGGCGATCGTCGTCCGGGTGGAGCAGGCGTACGCGCACTGCGGCCGCGCGCTCGTCCGGTCCCGGCTGTGGGATCCGGCGAGCCGGGCGCTGGCGGACGAGATGCCGACGCCCGGGGAGATGTTCACCGCCCAGCTCGGGCTCGACATCGATCCCCGGGTGATCGACGCGGGCCTCGAGGAGACCTACCG